The Vitis riparia cultivar Riparia Gloire de Montpellier isolate 1030 chromosome 3, EGFV_Vit.rip_1.0, whole genome shotgun sequence genome includes a region encoding these proteins:
- the LOC117911452 gene encoding uncharacterized protein LOC117911452 → MAVDIPTLEERYVDSCRQHGAPPNTEVLSALFKAKVKRNNHEPCSMVIFLDRVKDIDFYPLLDLLMEIDASEIDAVDIFNELSCVLNGEYALSLMRAINQKLRIVDLQDLSLGKDFLRDLSQRGLTCQALNLRSSHFRKLNLIGKFMQMHTLNLDFSTSLTSFREDCFTCMPNLRCLSMCETRVSNLWTTIAALSKLPSLSELRFQNCLCCYDTGPCPVSSGGKANDRTYSVQPQRGPLIEATSVDGWILGNQNSTAQEAFREFFLHNNVIMNPEFQNTTEDSSDDSEVDFSTHQQEFGLVELLSNAVDLQSEVPFCTSWTQSEEVSWKDAFSSQSIPFLQDIMLKYVSHHPSPICFEKHYREYMIASLPHLNVLDNLLIKEIERDFASAIFAQYFEYLPYRRNRKENVVDILQMREIKAIHNRIQTPKKKPPCPPGRSQYFYSRSLGAAKVGSSPWPLLHPLSILGNDSGGERSFRPRQFEYHPSNSSLMVFGTLDGDVVVVNHESEKIVSYIPSLGAMNSVLGLCWLKKYPSKLIAGSDNGSLKLYDIQHMSSTVADIYCSAGSATFDEFDQLTSVHVNSTDELFLASGYSKNVALYDINSGRRLQMFTDMHQEHINVVKFANHSPFLFVTSSFDQDVKMWDLRQKPMQPCYTASSSRGNVMACFSPDDHYLLVSAVDNEVKQLLAVDGRLHLNFEIASTGSSQNYTRSYYMNGRDYIISGSCDEQVVRICCTQTGRRLRDVSLEGKGLGTSMFVQSLRGDPFRDFNMSILAAYMRPSSKSEIVKVNLLASSDYAKEYSCNLQSHPSNSMGG, encoded by the exons ATGGCTGTGGATATTCCAACCTTGGAGGAAAG GTATGTTGATTCTTGTAGGCAGCATGGAGCACCACCTAATACTGAAGTTTTATCCGCTCTTTTTAAG GCCAAGGTGAAAAGAAACAATCATGAACCATGTAGCATGGTGATTTTCTTGGACAGAGTAAAGGATATTGATTTCTATCCTCTTCTTGACTTGTTAATGGAAATCGATGCTTCAGAGATTGATGCAGTTGACATATTTAATGAATTATCATGTGTGTTGAATGGAGAATATGCTTTGTCATTGATGCGTGCAATCAATCAAAAGCTTCGAATTGTTGATCTCCAAGATCTTTCACTTGGGAAGGACTTCTTGCG GGATCTTTCTCAGAGAGGCTTGACTTGCCAAGCATTAAACTTGAGGTCTTCCCATTTCCGGAAGCTCAACTTGATTGGGAAGTTCATGCAGATGCACACTCTTAACTTGGATTTCAGCACTTCCCTCACTAGTTTCCGGGAGGATTGTTTTACTTGCATGCCAAACCTAAGGTGTCTCTCGATGTGTGAAACAAGAGTGTCCAATCTTTGGACAACTATTGCAGCACTCTCTAAACTCCCTTCTTTGTCAGAACTTCGGTTTCAGAATTGTTTATGTTGCTATGACACAGGGCCTTGTCCCGTGTCATCTGGTGGGAAGGCAAATGACAGAACTTATTCAGTTCAGCCACAAAGGGGTCCTCTAATTGAAGCTACATCAGTTGATGGCTGGATACTTGGTAATCAAAATTCAACTGCACAAGAGGCCTTTCGGGAATTTTTTTTGCATAATAATGTCATTATGAATCCTGAATTCCAAAATACAACTGAGGACTCATCAGATGATAGTGAAGTCGACTTTTCAACTCACCAGCAAGAATTTGGTTTGGTGGAACTTTTGTCTAATGCAGTTGATCTGCAGAGTGAG GTTCCTTTTTGTACATCATGGACTCAAAGTGAAGAAGTGTCCTGGAAAGATGCTTTTAGCTCACAAAGTATCCCTTTTCTTCAAGATATTATGTTGAAGTATGTTTCTCATCATCCATCACCAATATGCTTTGAGAAACACTACAGGGAATACATGATAGCTTCATTACCACATCTGAATGTTTTAGATAACTTGCTCATCAAAGAGATTGAAAGGGATTTTGCCAGTGCTATTTTTGCACAATATTTTGAGTATCTACCTTACAGAAGGAATCGAAAAGAGAATGTTGTTGATATCTTGCAGATGCGTGAAATAAAAGCAATCCATAATCGTATACAAACTCCTAAGAAAAAGCCACCATGTCCTCCTGGAAGgtctcaatatttttattccagGTCACTAGGGGCTGCCAAAGTAGGGTCTTCACCATGGCCATTGTTGCATCCGCTTTCCATTTTAGGCAATGATTCAGGAGGTGAAAGAAGTTTTCGTCCAAGGCAGTTTGAGTACCATCCTTCTAACTCTAGCCTAATGGTCTTTGGAACCCTAGATGGTGATGTTGTTGTTGTCAACCATGAGAGTGAAAAGATTGTTAGTTATATTCCATCACTAGGAGCAATGAATAGTGTACTGGGACTTTGTTGGCTCAAGAAGTATCCATCCAAG CTCATTGCTGGTTCTGATAATGGTTCACTGAAATTGTATGATATCCAGCATATGTCGTCAACAGTTGCAGACATTTACTGCAGTGCTGGTTCTGCCACCTTTGATGAATTTGATCAATTGACATCTGTTCATGTCAACTCAACAGATGAACTCTTTCTTGCAAGTGGGTACTCCAAAAATGTTGCTTTGTATGACATCAATAGTGGAAGACGGTTGCAGATGTTCACTGATATGCATCAAGAGCATATTAATGTTGTTAAGTTTGCAAATCATTCCCCCTTCCTTTTTGTTACTTCATCATTTGATCAAGATGTCAAAATGTGGGATTTGAGACAGAAACCAATGCAGCCTTGCTATACTGCTTCAAGTTCAAGAGGAAATGTAATGGCTTGCTTTTCTCCTGATGACCACTATCTTCTTGTGTCAGCTGTTGACAATGAG GTTAAACAACTTTTGGCTGTTGATGGAAGACTCCATTTGAATTTTGAGATAGCTTCAACAGGTAGCTCTCAAAATTACACCCGTTCTTATTACATGAATGGAAGGGACTATATCATCAGTGGCAGTTGTGATGAACAAGTGGTCCGAATTTGCTGTACTCAAACTGGAAGGCGTCTCAGGGATGTTTCTTTGGAG GGTAAAGGCTTAGGGACTTCAATGTTTGTGCAATCTTTGAGGGGGGATCCATTTCGA